A stretch of bacterium DNA encodes these proteins:
- a CDS encoding TIGR00730 family Rossman fold protein, giving the protein MTAESARARRILVFCASSTACAPHFHDAAATLGREIARAGHTLVYGGGAVGSMGAMADAALEEGGRVVGIIPRFMRELEWAHHGIHELELVEDMQTRKRLMLETADAIVTLPGGSGTFEELFDAITSKRLGIFSHPIVILNQNGFYDPLFQLLESSVAERFMNDQHLDIWQSVDRVEQILPAIESTEPWPDNAVEFATR; this is encoded by the coding sequence ATGACCGCAGAGAGCGCCCGGGCGCGCCGCATTCTCGTCTTCTGTGCTTCGAGCACCGCCTGCGCGCCGCATTTCCACGACGCCGCGGCGACCCTCGGCCGTGAGATCGCGCGGGCGGGTCACACGCTGGTGTATGGCGGGGGTGCCGTCGGCTCGATGGGGGCGATGGCCGATGCGGCCCTCGAGGAGGGCGGCCGCGTCGTCGGGATCATCCCGCGCTTCATGCGCGAGCTGGAGTGGGCCCATCACGGGATCCACGAGCTCGAGCTGGTCGAGGACATGCAGACGCGCAAGCGCCTGATGCTGGAGACCGCCGACGCGATCGTCACGCTCCCGGGCGGCAGCGGCACCTTCGAGGAGCTCTTCGACGCGATCACGTCGAAGCGACTCGGGATCTTCTCCCACCCGATCGTGATCCTGAACCAGAACGGCTTCTACGACCCGCTCTTCCAACTGCTCGAGAGCAGCGTCGCCGAACGATTCATGAACGATCAGCACCTCGACATCTGGCAGTCCGTCGATCGCGTCGAGCAGATCCTGCCGGCGATCGAGTCGACGGAGCCGTGGCCGGACAACGCGGTGGAGTTCGCGACACGATGA
- a CDS encoding aminotransferase class I/II-fold pyridoxal phosphate-dependent enzyme — protein sequence MSDRNDFPEEPSDRGNATSSVHAGELRQQEANAITTPIYQTSTFWFRNSKEVTDYQEGKSDREEYGRYGNPTWAAVERKISALEGGEETVLFASGMCAATTTFMALLDEGDHLIVTSDCYRRTRQFIEQFLSRMGVETTVIEPSNLEAFREAIRPNTKLFFTESPTNPYLRVVDVPAFASVAHAKGVKIIIDSTFATPVNHKALSDGADLVLHSATKYLGGHNDLLAGTLTGPNELVDPVRKALGVLGGIIDSHAAWLLLRGIKTLDIRMERHNANGLALAQYLEKHPKVSKVFYPGLPSHPDHEVAERIMNGAGGVVTFEIDTDLEGAMRFIDATTIPYQAPSLGGVESLIELPVTMSFWDKPKEERLRLGITDTLVRYACGIENADDIIADIEQALGKV from the coding sequence ATGTCCGATCGAAACGATTTTCCGGAAGAGCCCAGCGATCGCGGGAACGCGACGAGCTCCGTCCACGCCGGCGAGCTGCGACAGCAGGAAGCCAACGCGATCACGACGCCGATCTACCAGACGTCGACCTTCTGGTTCCGCAACTCGAAGGAGGTGACGGACTACCAGGAGGGCAAGAGCGACCGCGAGGAATACGGTCGCTACGGCAACCCGACCTGGGCCGCCGTCGAGCGAAAGATCAGCGCTCTCGAAGGCGGCGAAGAGACGGTCCTCTTCGCGTCGGGCATGTGCGCCGCCACGACGACCTTCATGGCGCTGCTCGACGAGGGCGACCACCTGATCGTGACGAGCGACTGCTACCGCCGGACGCGTCAGTTCATCGAGCAGTTCCTCTCGCGCATGGGCGTCGAGACGACCGTGATCGAACCGTCGAATCTGGAAGCCTTCCGCGAGGCGATCCGGCCGAACACGAAGCTCTTCTTCACCGAGTCGCCGACCAACCCGTACCTGCGCGTGGTCGACGTCCCCGCGTTCGCCTCCGTCGCGCACGCCAAAGGCGTGAAGATCATCATCGACTCGACCTTCGCGACGCCGGTGAATCACAAGGCGCTCTCCGACGGCGCGGACCTCGTGCTGCACAGCGCGACCAAGTACCTGGGCGGCCACAACGATCTGCTCGCCGGCACGCTGACCGGACCGAACGAGCTCGTCGATCCGGTCCGCAAGGCGCTCGGCGTCCTCGGCGGGATCATCGACAGCCACGCGGCCTGGCTCCTGCTGCGCGGGATCAAGACCCTCGACATCCGCATGGAGCGCCACAACGCCAACGGCCTCGCCCTCGCGCAGTACCTCGAGAAGCACCCGAAGGTCAGCAAGGTCTTCTACCCGGGCCTCCCGTCCCATCCCGACCACGAAGTCGCCGAGCGCATCATGAACGGCGCCGGCGGCGTCGTCACGTTCGAGATCGATACGGACCTCGAGGGCGCGATGCGCTTCATCGACGCGACGACGATTCCCTACCAGGCGCCGAGCCTGGGCGGGGTGGAGAGCCTGATCGAGCTCCCCGTCACGATGTCCTTCTGGGACAAGCCGAAGGAAGAGCGCCTGCGCCTCGGGATCACCGACACGCTCGTTCGATACGCCTGCGGCATCGAGAACGCCGACGACATCATCGCGGACATCGAGCAGGCCCTCGGCAAGGTGTGA
- a CDS encoding PEP-CTERM sorting domain-containing protein (PEP-CTERM proteins occur, often in large numbers, in the proteomes of bacteria that also encode an exosortase, a predicted intramembrane cysteine proteinase. The presence of a PEP-CTERM domain at a protein's C-terminus predicts cleavage within the sorting domain, followed by covalent anchoring to some some component of the (usually Gram-negative) cell surface. Many PEP-CTERM proteins exhibit an unusual sequence composition that includes large numbers of potential glycosylation sites. Expression of one such protein has been shown restore the ability of a bacterium to form floc, a type of biofilm.) — protein MKLFKLALRKSARRSTTPFLMAIVGLLAFGTQASAAPIFDYFGPLDEATFGGTGIPNDEVAVASQFVDGDNLITVALSATQRFSNPALTNDGAGTYLATPGSNFGGAGESTNEGALWNWNYFIRVENMSGGSPQLTDYQIDLYYDFDPAFDNALPSLGRIDVTASLLATAPPGTTLVEDSQNLLFGFLAVDAPPFVDAPGGSFDQNALGEYNFAIQVSSLGFGVETVAMDVQVVPEPGTALLVGLGLGLLASRRRAGA, from the coding sequence ATGAAGCTCTTCAAGCTCGCGCTCCGCAAGTCCGCTCGTCGCTCGACCACGCCGTTTCTCATGGCGATCGTCGGCCTCCTCGCCTTCGGCACACAGGCTTCGGCCGCGCCGATCTTCGACTACTTCGGCCCCCTCGACGAAGCGACCTTCGGCGGGACGGGGATCCCGAACGACGAGGTCGCCGTCGCTTCGCAGTTCGTCGACGGGGACAACCTGATCACCGTCGCCCTGAGCGCGACCCAGCGCTTCTCGAACCCGGCGCTCACGAACGACGGGGCCGGCACCTACCTCGCCACGCCGGGCAGCAACTTCGGCGGCGCGGGCGAGAGCACGAACGAGGGCGCACTCTGGAACTGGAACTACTTCATCCGCGTCGAGAACATGTCGGGCGGCTCTCCGCAGCTGACCGACTACCAGATCGATCTCTACTACGACTTCGATCCGGCCTTCGACAACGCGCTGCCCTCGCTGGGGCGGATCGACGTGACCGCGTCGCTGCTCGCGACGGCGCCGCCCGGAACGACCCTGGTCGAAGACTCCCAGAACCTCCTCTTCGGCTTCCTCGCGGTCGACGCGCCGCCCTTCGTCGACGCGCCCGGCGGCAGCTTCGACCAGAACGCCCTCGGTGAGTACAACTTCGCGATCCAGGTGAGCAGCCTGGGCTTCGGCGTGGAGACGGTCGCGATGGACGTGCAGGTCGTCCCGGAGCCGGGCACGGCGCTGCTCGTCGGCCTCGGCCTCGGCCTGCTGGCGTCGCGCCGCCGCGCGGGAGCCTGA
- a CDS encoding ATP-binding protein, with protein sequence MRDPHLESWGESKSSGSAIDVADERGEAPRFAAAELRRRRSVTIILAFLSCSAGLSSGIVHATAGDLPRALFTATYGFLILGCLFGLRLGRCRPEPVAHAILGFTAIGMIASPLFSPEAIRVPIGLVSIPFSAILALGYRGGMIWTPLAGVTLTALALTGSLDVAERTLVWNCVIIVVLIGGVGGFIDRQRSRAEIGAELALAKAREEAESRSRTETSLAEREALLATVFARTPAMLFLVDLQNGKVVEVNERFTSLMGWDRDEAVGRSLSELGAWFNEDDMRRLGEHVIETGGAEAIESRLLDREGQAIDLLASIETLSVDGRRHWLVHAVDIRDRKRVHERSLRDMRERLEQQGLELEASRERIGQQEQLASVGTLAAGIAHQINNPIGGIRMIAETSLAEIDDGTASERYLAEALDRIVEEAARCGDIVKSILQFSRNEPMSRWQGDVNEAVRRSVRLMRPQVSRRDASIQTALCEEKLLVAMNPVAVDQILTNLVENAALSSDEPIEIRIETERRGRSAIISVADDGPGMDHAVLEHAFDPFFTTRLDRGGTGLGLSVVHGLVKDLGGEIEIESSDGKGVRVEIDLPLLEA encoded by the coding sequence ATGCGAGATCCGCATCTCGAATCCTGGGGTGAGTCGAAATCGAGTGGGTCTGCAATCGACGTCGCGGATGAACGGGGGGAAGCGCCTCGTTTCGCGGCTGCGGAGCTTCGACGGCGGCGGTCGGTCACGATCATTCTGGCGTTCCTCTCCTGTTCGGCGGGGCTGTCGTCGGGGATCGTTCACGCGACGGCCGGCGATCTGCCCCGCGCGCTCTTCACCGCGACGTACGGTTTCCTGATCCTCGGGTGTCTCTTCGGGCTTCGCCTGGGACGGTGCCGACCCGAGCCCGTGGCGCATGCGATTCTCGGCTTCACCGCGATCGGGATGATCGCGAGTCCCCTCTTCTCGCCCGAGGCCATCCGGGTTCCGATCGGACTCGTGTCGATCCCGTTCAGCGCGATCCTCGCGCTCGGATATCGGGGTGGGATGATCTGGACGCCGCTCGCCGGGGTCACGCTCACCGCCCTCGCGTTGACCGGGTCCCTCGATGTTGCCGAGCGGACGCTCGTCTGGAACTGCGTGATCATCGTCGTCCTGATCGGTGGAGTCGGCGGCTTCATCGACCGTCAGCGCTCGCGCGCGGAGATCGGCGCCGAGCTTGCGCTGGCGAAGGCCCGCGAGGAAGCGGAGAGCCGCTCTCGTACGGAGACGTCGCTCGCGGAGCGCGAGGCGTTGCTCGCGACCGTCTTCGCGCGAACGCCGGCGATGCTCTTCCTGGTCGACCTGCAGAACGGCAAGGTCGTCGAGGTGAACGAACGCTTCACGAGCCTCATGGGTTGGGATCGCGACGAAGCCGTCGGGCGCTCGCTCTCGGAGCTCGGTGCGTGGTTCAACGAGGATGACATGCGCCGGCTCGGCGAACACGTGATCGAGACGGGAGGCGCGGAAGCGATCGAGTCCCGACTCCTCGATCGCGAGGGGCAGGCGATCGATCTCCTGGCCTCGATCGAGACCTTGTCGGTCGACGGGCGCCGGCACTGGCTCGTCCACGCGGTCGACATCCGTGATCGCAAGCGCGTTCACGAGCGGTCGCTGCGCGACATGCGTGAGCGTCTGGAGCAGCAGGGCCTCGAGCTGGAGGCCTCGCGCGAGCGCATCGGACAGCAGGAACAGCTCGCTTCGGTGGGGACCCTCGCGGCGGGCATCGCCCACCAGATCAACAACCCGATCGGCGGGATCAGAATGATCGCCGAGACGAGTCTCGCCGAGATCGACGACGGAACCGCGAGCGAGCGCTATCTGGCCGAAGCGCTCGACCGGATCGTCGAGGAGGCCGCGCGCTGCGGCGACATCGTGAAGAGCATCCTGCAGTTCTCGCGCAACGAACCCATGTCGCGGTGGCAGGGTGACGTGAACGAAGCGGTCCGTCGGTCGGTCCGGCTGATGCGGCCCCAGGTCAGCCGGCGGGACGCGTCGATCCAGACGGCGCTCTGCGAAGAGAAGCTGCTCGTCGCGATGAACCCGGTCGCGGTCGATCAGATCCTGACCAATCTCGTCGAGAACGCCGCGCTCTCGTCGGACGAACCGATCGAGATCCGGATCGAGACGGAGCGGCGCGGTCGCTCCGCGATCATCTCGGTGGCGGACGACGGACCGGGCATGGACCACGCCGTCCTCGAGCACGCCTTCGATCCCTTCTTCACGACGCGGCTCGATCGCGGCGGAACCGGACTCGGCCTCTCCGTCGTCCACGGACTCGTGAAGGACCTCGGCGGGGAGATCGAGATCGAGTCGAGCGACGGGAAGGGCGTGCGCGTCGAGATCGACCTTCCGCTGCTCGAGGCCTGA
- a CDS encoding methylated-DNA--[protein]-cysteine S-methyltransferase — METLYTARFSTPLGPLRIASSDKGLAYVELPNESGRGFGGWLKTHAPDAKVVDRRTPNDPIIDQLMEYAEGTRRTFEIDLDLRATKFQRSVYKHVAKIGYGETLSYSDIAEDIGNPKSVRAVGAANGANPIPLVIPCHRVIARGGALQGYAGGLDLKARLLAMEQALPTQVEEQARLF, encoded by the coding sequence ATGGAAACCCTCTACACCGCCCGGTTCTCCACTCCCCTCGGTCCGCTTCGGATCGCCAGCTCGGACAAGGGTCTCGCCTACGTCGAGCTGCCGAACGAGAGCGGAAGGGGCTTCGGGGGTTGGCTCAAGACCCACGCCCCCGACGCGAAGGTCGTCGACCGGCGGACGCCGAACGATCCGATCATCGACCAGCTGATGGAGTACGCGGAGGGCACGCGCCGGACCTTCGAGATCGACCTCGACCTCCGCGCGACGAAGTTCCAGCGCTCCGTCTACAAGCACGTGGCGAAGATCGGCTACGGCGAGACGCTCAGCTACTCCGACATCGCCGAAGACATCGGCAACCCCAAGTCGGTCCGCGCGGTCGGCGCCGCCAATGGCGCGAACCCGATCCCGCTCGTGATCCCGTGCCACCGCGTGATCGCGCGCGGCGGGGCGCTCCAGGGTTATGCGGGCGGGCTGGACCTGAAGGCCCGGCTGCTCGCGATGGAGCAGGCATTGCCGACGCAGGTGGAAGAGCAGGCGCGGCTTTTCTGA
- a CDS encoding sigma-54 dependent transcriptional regulator has translation MAGIEGARPNADEEKAFGILIVDDEEAILESLELTLGLEYRVFTATSAEAGLEILDRGEDIALVISDQVMPGMSGVEFLEKVIERNPRAVRMMLTGYADMPSLIAAINEGRIWRYIPKPWEPDDLRIAVKRGLEVYELSNENAQLADALAEANERLRAENVYLRGEVEARYSFDGIIGDAPAMRKIFDVTQKVSQTDATVLLTGETGTGKDLLARAIHYAGPRKDRKFVAQNCGALPDTLLESELFGHKRGSFTGAHADKKGLFEVADGGTIFLDEIGETEPGMQVRLLRVLQDGEIRPLGSSDTRTVDVRVVAATNRDLKKMVEEGRFREDLYYRLRVVEITLPPLRDRSSDIPALAHHFLDEASKRMGRAFVGFSNAAMDRLVGYAWPGNIRELANEIERTAALAGPDETIGLDDLSEHVRGGGVGGSAIGGDDALALASGMAVEIEDWDLNRSVDRLKRNMLIRAIREVGSKSGAAERLGIPRQSLQKMVKRLEITDEELAAD, from the coding sequence ATGGCCGGGATCGAGGGCGCACGACCGAACGCAGACGAGGAGAAGGCCTTCGGGATCCTGATCGTCGATGACGAGGAGGCGATCCTCGAGAGCCTGGAGCTCACCCTCGGCCTCGAGTACCGGGTCTTCACCGCCACGAGCGCCGAGGCCGGCCTCGAGATCCTCGACCGCGGCGAGGACATCGCGCTGGTCATCTCCGACCAGGTGATGCCCGGCATGAGCGGTGTCGAGTTCCTCGAGAAGGTCATCGAGCGGAACCCGCGCGCCGTCCGGATGATGCTGACCGGCTACGCGGACATGCCTTCCCTGATCGCCGCGATCAACGAAGGGCGCATCTGGCGCTACATCCCGAAGCCCTGGGAGCCGGACGATCTCCGGATTGCGGTGAAGCGGGGCCTCGAGGTCTACGAGCTCTCGAACGAGAACGCCCAGCTCGCGGATGCCCTTGCCGAGGCGAACGAGCGGCTGCGGGCGGAGAACGTCTATCTCCGCGGCGAGGTCGAGGCGCGGTATTCCTTCGACGGGATCATCGGCGACGCCCCGGCGATGCGGAAGATCTTCGACGTGACCCAGAAGGTCTCGCAGACCGACGCGACGGTCCTCCTGACCGGGGAGACCGGGACCGGCAAGGATCTGCTGGCCCGGGCGATCCACTACGCAGGACCGCGCAAGGATCGCAAATTCGTCGCCCAGAATTGTGGCGCGCTTCCGGACACGCTCCTCGAGAGCGAGCTCTTCGGTCACAAGCGCGGCTCGTTCACCGGCGCCCACGCCGACAAGAAGGGGCTCTTCGAGGTCGCCGACGGCGGCACGATCTTCCTCGACGAGATCGGGGAGACCGAGCCGGGCATGCAGGTCCGGCTGCTGCGCGTGCTCCAGGACGGCGAGATCCGGCCGCTGGGGTCCTCGGATACCCGGACCGTCGACGTGCGGGTCGTGGCGGCGACGAACCGGGACCTGAAGAAGATGGTCGAGGAGGGCCGCTTCCGGGAGGATCTCTACTACCGGCTGCGCGTCGTCGAGATCACGCTCCCGCCGCTGCGTGATCGGAGCTCGGACATCCCCGCGCTCGCCCACCACTTCCTCGACGAGGCCTCGAAGCGGATGGGCCGGGCGTTCGTGGGCTTCTCGAACGCCGCGATGGACCGGCTCGTCGGCTACGCGTGGCCGGGCAACATCCGGGAGCTCGCGAACGAGATCGAACGGACGGCGGCGCTCGCGGGGCCCGACGAGACGATCGGGCTCGACGATCTCTCGGAGCACGTGCGTGGTGGCGGCGTGGGCGGTTCGGCGATCGGGGGAGACGACGCGCTCGCGCTCGCGAGCGGGATGGCGGTGGAGATCGAGGATTGGGACCTCAACCGCTCGGTGGATCGCCTGAAGCGGAACATGCTGATCCGCGCGATTCGCGAGGTCGGGAGCAAGAGCGGCGCGGCGGAGCGCCTGGGCATCCCCCGGCAATCGCTCCAGAAGATGGTGAAGCGCCTCGAGATCACCGACGAAGAGCTCGCGGCGGACTAG
- the gshB gene encoding glutathione synthase — protein MPPASPASPTLVLAFVMDPVEAEPMAGSTTIVMMREAQERGHTVLYVDPADLEIDRGRVRARCTPITLDLSRDAPVTRGEARVVDFDEEVDVAFQRKDPPVDRDFIVATQILDVCQRTLVLNRPASVIAYNEKLLATQFADLMPATRVTRRIGELKAFMKELGGQMIVKPLDGKGGEGIFHLTEDDRNLNSILEQSTEFGSRAIMAQEYVPEIRQGDKRILLLEGEPIGAVLRVPTAAESRANFHVGGSAAKAPLSDADRAIVARVGPFLKHQGLFFVGIDVIGDKLTEINVTSPTGVQEINALDATKLEAVFIDRVEALVAAR, from the coding sequence ATGCCCCCCGCTTCCCCCGCGTCACCGACCCTGGTCCTCGCCTTCGTCATGGACCCCGTCGAGGCCGAGCCCATGGCGGGATCGACCACGATCGTGATGATGCGGGAGGCCCAGGAGCGGGGGCACACCGTCCTCTACGTGGATCCGGCGGATCTCGAGATCGACCGGGGCCGCGTCCGCGCACGCTGTACGCCCATCACACTCGACCTCTCGAGGGACGCCCCGGTCACCCGCGGCGAGGCCCGGGTGGTCGATTTCGACGAGGAGGTCGACGTCGCCTTCCAGCGCAAGGACCCGCCCGTCGACCGGGACTTCATCGTCGCGACCCAGATCCTCGATGTGTGCCAGCGCACCCTCGTCCTGAATCGCCCCGCCTCGGTCATCGCCTACAACGAGAAGCTCCTCGCGACCCAGTTCGCCGATCTCATGCCCGCGACCCGGGTCACGCGCCGGATCGGCGAGCTGAAGGCGTTCATGAAGGAGCTCGGCGGGCAGATGATCGTCAAGCCCCTCGACGGCAAGGGCGGCGAAGGGATCTTCCACCTGACCGAGGACGACCGGAACCTGAACTCGATCCTCGAGCAGAGCACCGAGTTCGGCAGCCGCGCGATCATGGCCCAGGAGTACGTCCCCGAGATCCGGCAGGGCGACAAGCGGATCCTGCTCCTCGAGGGCGAGCCGATCGGAGCGGTCCTGCGCGTCCCGACCGCCGCCGAGAGCCGGGCGAATTTCCACGTCGGCGGATCGGCGGCGAAGGCCCCGCTCTCCGACGCGGACCGCGCGATCGTCGCGAGGGTCGGCCCCTTCCTGAAGCATCAGGGCCTCTTCTTCGTCGGGATCGACGTGATCGGCGACAAGCTGACCGAGATCAACGTCACGAGTCCGACCGGCGTCCAGGAGATCAACGCCCTCGACGCAACGAAGCTCGAAGCCGTCTTCATCGATCGCGTCGAGGCTCTCGTCGCAGCCCGTTAG